In the Bacillus sp. HSf4 genome, GAACAAGCGGACTCGCGGAAATTGCCGGCATCAAAACACTCGATACAAACATTATAGGCGCCATTATCATTTCCTCGATCGTCGTCTATATTCACAATCGATATTTTGATAAAAAACTGCCTGACTTTTTGGGGATTTTTCAAGGCTCTTCATTCGTTGTCATCATATCTTTTTTCGTCATGCTGCCGGTTGCACTTGCGACAGCATACTTTTGGCCGATGGTACAAGGCGGCATCGCCTCTCTGCAAACCTTCCTTGTCGGATCGGGGGCATTTGGCGTATGGGTCTATACATTTCTTGAAAGGATTTTGATTCCGACGGGGCTGCACCATTTTATCTATACGCCTTTTCTTTTCGGTCCGGCCGTTGTCGAGGGCGGAATCGTCACCCATTGGGCTCAGCACCTCGGTGAATACGCTGCAAGCACACAGTCCCTGAAGGAGATGTTCCCGCAAGGCGGGTTTGCGCTTCATGGCAACTCAAAGATTTTCGGCATTTTGGGGATTGCGCTCGCCATCTATGTGACGGCCAAAAAGGAGAAGAAAAAAATCGTAGCGGGTCTGCTTATTCCGATTACCTTGACGGCTATGGTAGCGGGCATCACCGAGCCGATTGAATTTACCTTTTTATTTATTTCTCCTCTCCTGTTTTTTGTTCACAGTCTGTTGGCCGCGACAATGGCGACGCTCATGTATGTTTCAGGGGTGGTCGGAAATATGGGCGGAGGCTTGATTGAAATTCTCACGCTCAACTGGATCCCTCTTTTTCATTCGCATGGCAGCACTTATCTTTTTCAAATTTTAATCGGCCTTTCATTCACAGCCATTTACTTCTTTGTTTTCAGGTTTCTGATTTTAAAAATGAATATCGCCACACCGGGACGGGAAATAGATCAGCAGCAGGAAACAAAGTTTTATTCGAAACAAGACTACAAGGCAAAAAAGCATTCTGAAAAAGAGGTCTCTGCTACAAAGGAAGTCGACGTAAATCAGGATCAGGCGTTCCTTTGCATTCAGGCGCTTGGCGGGAAAGATAATATTGCCGAAGTGACAAATTGTGCCACAAGGCTGAGGGTCAGCGTCTATGACGAGTCAAAAGTGGGGCCGGACAGCGTGTTTAAGTCCTTTGGCGCCCATGGTGTCGTCAGAAACGGAAAAGCTTTGCAAATCATCATCGGCCTTTCGGTTCCGCAGGTCCGTGAAAGGGTTGAGAAACTGCTGAGAGGCTGACGTTTCAGTGAAAAAAGCTGCCTTTTGCCTGAAAAGAAAAGCCGGGTGATAAAAGGCAGCTTATTTTATATATTTAAGCTTCAAATTTTAATTTCGCTATATCGCGTTTGCATACCGCCAATTCTTTGGTCATTTCCGCCAGGTTTTGATCAAAAAAGCCGGTTCTTTTAAATAATTCTTTGAATTTTTTTTCCGTATCTTTTTTGAATGCAGTCAGCTCCGAATGGGTCTTCTCCTGAGCCTCTTTAATCGAATGAAACATTGAGACGATTTCGGATTTAAAAGATTGAAAGTTCTTTTGATGTGATAAAGTTTCGGCTTGAAAAGACTTAACACGTTCCTGATGTGATAAAGTTTCGGCTTGAAAAGACTTAACACGTTCCTGATGTGATAAAGTTTCGGCTTGAAAAGACTTAACACGTTCTTGATGTGATAAGGTCTCGTCTCTAAAAGAGTTAAATTCCTGTTTGAAGGAAGAAAGCTCTTTTTTCTGTTGTCCAACTTCATTTTTAAGAGAGGATAGCTCTTTTTTCTGTTGTCCAACTTCGTTTTTAAGAGAGGAAACCTCTTTTTTCAGTCCGCTGACCTCTTCTTTAACAGAAGCGAGGTCATTTTTGATCACCCCGACTTCGCTTTTAAGAGAAGAAACCTCTTTTTTCAGCCCGCTGACCTCGCTTTTGAGGGAAGTCATGTCCTTTTTGATCATAGAAACCTCATCTTTAATCAATACCAGCTCTTTTTTAAAGGGATGGAGCTCTTCTTTGAATATGGTTCGGATGGTTTGTTCGAGCGCCGCGCTCATCTTTTTCACCTCCCTTTTTGCTCTTTCAATATACCATGAATTGAAAAACCGCAGAAAAGGGGAAACGGTATTTTTGCGGTTTGAAAGCGTTTAATTGACTTAAGGAAAAATTAAAAACGGACAAAAAAAAGGCAATGCATGAAAATGCTTGCCTTTTTTGCGCTATGATTCTTTTTCTTTCGGGTCATCAAGCTTGACCCATTCATGTGACCACGTTTCCATTCCTTTAAGGACCGATTCAAGGGCCTGTCCTTTTTCAGTTAAAGAATACTCAATCCGCACCGGGGTTTCAGGATATACATGGCGGTGGATAATGCCTTCATGTTCCAGTTCTTTTAATCTTTCTGACAACAGCCTTCCGCTGATGGGAAGGGACGATTCTATATGGCAAAACCGCTGCGGGCCGTTTAGAAGCTGGTAAATGATCAATCCGTTCCAGCGCTGACTTATCATTTTCATTCCTTTTTCAAATTTGGGACATAAAGATGATAGGCTCACTATTCCTCACCTCTCTAGGTCTATTATAACGTAGATCAATAATTGAGCAAAGGTCATAAAATGACTTGACGTAAGTTTGTTATTTATATATACTAACTTACACAAAGTAAGTAACGAACGAAAAAAGGAGGATCACATGGTGATGATGTGTTGCTAGATTGATAAGTCGATGCTTGTCGGGAGGTATTGTTTTCTGCATAAAACATGAAAAAAAGGAGATTATAATGAACAACAAATATGAAATTGGCGCATTCATTTTACGATTGGTAACAGGTCTTACATTTTTGCTTCACGGTATTTCCAAGTTTCAAGGCGGTATTGAAAACACTGCAGGATTTTTCACGAGCGTCGGGATTCCGGGGTTTCTTGCTTATATCGTGGCCATTATTGAGCTTCTGGGAGGAGCTTTGATGATTCTCGGTCTTGGTACACGGGTCATCGGAATCTTATTTGCGCTTGTGATGCTCGGTGCGATTTTCACAGTGAAGCTGTCTGCCGGATTTATGGGATCTGACGGAGGAGCAGGCTATGAATTTGATGTAGCGCTGCTTGCCATGTCTGTTTACCTTGCTTTAAACGGAAGCGGCATGCTGGCTTTGGACCGCTTGTTCCGCGCAAACCGTCAAGAAGGATTGTCTGTGGAATAAAACAGCGAGAAAGAAGGAAAAAACCGATGACCCAGCAAATCCATCCAGAAACAGAGCTAGGATATGTCAAACTGAAGGTGAAAAGCCTTGAAAAATCGATCTCTTTTTACCGAGACATGATCGGATTTCAAATCCTAAAGCGTGATCTCAAAACGGCAGAACTCACGGCAGACGGCGCGCATCCGCTCGTGGTGCTGGAAGAAATTCCGAATGCCGTCGTACTGCCTGAAAGATCGGCGGCAGGCCTTTATCATTTTGCTATTTTGCTGCCAAACCGCAAAGAGCTTGGACTTGCGGTAAAGCATCTGCTCCGTATTGGTATGGACATTGGCCAGGGAGACCACCTTGTCAGTGAGGCGTTTTATCTGTCAGATCCGGATCAAAACGGAATCGAAATCTATCGGGACCGTCCGCGGGAAGGATGGAAACGTGATGCACAAGGAAATTATGTGATGGGAACCGAACCTGTTGATGTGAGAGGGATTCTTGAGGAAGCCGGGAGTCAGGAGTGGAAAGGTCTTCCCCCGGAAACCAAAATCGGCCATGTCCATTTTCATGTCAGGGATCTGCAACAGGCAAAGGATTTCTACCACTCTGTGCTGGGGTTCGGTATCGCAGGGGATTATCAAAACATGTCAGCGCTTTTTGTCTCTGCTGGCGGCTATCACCATCATATCGGTTTGAATCTCTGGGCCGGACGATATGCTCCATTTGCTCCCGCCGAGGCTGCCGGAATGGCTTACTACACCATCCTTCTGCCTGATGAAGCCGAGCTTGCCAGGACATTAAAAAAGCTGGAAAGCTCCGGTCATATGGCTGAGAGAAAAGCGGACGCATGGTTTGTCAAAGACCCGTCTTCAGGCGTTGATATCAGATTAGCGATTCAAAAAAGGTGAAACAATGCTGTTTCACCTTTTTTAGTGGGTAAAAACAGAGGACAAAAAAAGCAAAGAATGAGAAAAACAGACATCAATAACAAAGATTCGGCGTCAGCACCTGTGCTAACATAAATTGTGAATTTCACTTATTTGGAAAAACGAAGGGGGAGAACTTGTGGCAAAACATCAGCCCGTTTGGAATCCAAACATTGGGAATGGACGCTATCGCAATCCCGTTCTGTTTATGGACTACTCGGACCCTGATGTCGTTCGGAAAGGCAGCGATTATTTCATGGCGGCTTCAAGTTTTTCGTGTTTTCCCGGCATCCCGATTTTACATTCGAGAGATTTGGTCAATTGGACATTGATCAGCCATGTGTTTGACAAGCTTCCTTTTAGAGAGTATGAGACGCCTGCCCACGGAAAAGGGGCATGGGCGCCGAGCATCCGTTTTCACGGCGGCGAATTTTGGGTCTTTTTCGCCGCCCCTGATGAAGGAATTTTCATGAGCAAAACAAATGATCCGTTTCAAGGTTGGGAACCCCTTGTACATGTGAAAGAAACGAGAGGCTGGATCGATCCGTGCCCATTTTGGGATGATGATGGAAATGCTTATTTGATACATGCGTATGCCAACAGCAGGATCGGCATCAAAAGCAAATTGAACTTGTGCAGGATGAAAAGCGACGGGACGGCTTTGGAGGACGATGGGGTGACGATCTTTGACGGGACGCTGAACCACCCGACGATTGAAGGGCCAAAGCTGTATAAGAAAGGCGGCTATTATTATATTTTTGCCCCGGCGGGCGGTGTGAAGAAAGGCTGGCAGACGGTTTTGCGAAGCAGGCATATTTACGGCCCGTATGAAGATAAGGTTGTTCTTCATCAAGGAAGCTCGTCGATTAACGGACCGCATCAAGGAGGCTGGGTGGAACTCGAATCAGGGGAATCATGGTTCATCCATTTTCAAGACCGCGGCGCATTCGGGAGAGTCGTTCATCTTCAGCCTGTCCGCTGGGAAGACGGCTGGCCTTTGATGGGCGAGGATATCAATCAAGACGGAATCGGCGAGCCGGTTTTGGAATGGGAAAAGCCGGGAACGGACAGCGACGATGTAAAAGAGCCCTTTCAACAAACAAGCGATGATTTTGTGTCCGAACATCTTGCGCTTTGGTGGCAATGGGAAGCAAATCCGCAAGACGATTGGTATTCCCTTGACGCTCGACCCGACCACCTTCGCCTTTACAGCCGCCCTTTGTCGAACGGCTTTAAGCTGAGTAACATTCCGAATATTCTGACACAGAAGTTTCCGGGACCGAGCTTTACCGCTACAGTAAAACTGTCATTGCGCGCTTTTTCGGAAACGATCAGGGCCGGACTGGCCGTTACAGGGAAGCAATATGCAGCCCTCAGCTTTTTAAAAGAAGAAAACGGTATGTACAAACTTGCGGTTTATCAAGGCGGGATCAGTGATGTTCAAGAAGACGCGAAAACAGCGGAGCACCCGGTGACTGAAGAGACGGTTTATCTTCGCGTGACCGCAGATGAAAAAGCACTATGCCGCTTCAGCTACAGCGTTGATCAGCACCATTTCACACAAATTGGCGGCTCATTTCAGGCCGTTCCCGGTGTGTGGACGGGAGCCAAAGTCGGCGTATTTTGCACCGATATCGGTACAGATGGAGCGGATGGAAGCTGCTGTGACATCGATTGGTTCACCGTCAGCGCCGGAAAGGCGGTGAGGTAACCTGAATCATAGCAAAACATATACAAATCCCGTTTTAACCGGTTTTCACCCCGACCCTTCCATCATCGGAGTCGGGGATGATTATTACATGGTGAACTCCACCTTTCAGTATTTCCCGGCGATTGTCATTTCCCACTCAAAGGATTTGGTCAATTGGAGGATCATCGGCCACGGCATTACCGAAAACGACGGGTTGGATCTTTCCGGAATCTATGATTCACACGGCATTTGGGCGCCTGACATATCGTATCATGACGGAACGTACTACATTTTTGCGACGCACAGACTGAACGGCCCGACGGTGATCAATGGCAAAAAGCTGATCCGCAGGCAGATCATGATCAAGTCAAACCGTCCGGAAGGGCCGTATTCAAAGCCTGTATTCATTGATGAAGAAAGCGGCATCGATCCGTCGCATTTCGTCGATGATGACGGGAAGCATTACATGCTGCTCAGCCCGGCCTGCACGCTTTTTCCTTTAAATGACGAATGCACAGACATCATCGGCGAACCTGTGCAGATTTGGGAAGGAACAGGGAAAAGGGCTCCGGAAGGCCCGCACCTCCTCAGAACGAATGGATATTATTACGCCATTTTGGCAGAAGGAGGCACCGGTTATGGCCACTCGATCACGACGGCGCGCTCCAAGCATTTGTACGGCCCATATGAGCCATGCCCGTACAATCCGATTTTAACCCAGCCTGATCCCGATGCTCCGCTTCAAAGAGCGGGCCATGGAAAGCTTGTCAAAACGCAAAACGGCGAATGGTGGGCGGTCTACCTTTGCGGCCGGCCCAATGAAGGAAAGTTCACAACCCTCGGCAGGGAAACGGCACTCGATCCTGTTCGCTGGACAAAAGACGGCTGGTTTGTCATCAACGATCTTCACGGCCCGAGCGTCATCCAATCAGCCCCGAACCTTCCGGAAGCCAAATGGGCTGAAAAGAATCTAGATGATTTCGAAGGTTCTTCGCTCGCTCCTGAGTGGCAGTTTGTCAGAAATCCCGACCATTCCAGCTGGTCGTTGACAGAAAGGCCGGGGTTTCTCAGATTGTGGACGGATGATGCCGATTTACACGAGATATGTGCGAAAAATACAATCGTCAGAAGAGAAAAGCATCACCAATACAGCGCGGCGGTGAAACTGGATTTTGCGCCATCGGAAAACGGCGAGCAGGCAGGCCTCACCTGCTATTACAGCACGAACAATTATCTGCAATGCTGTCTGATCTATGATGACGGCCTGAAAATCAAGGTGATTGAAAACCGACACGGCGTCCGAAAGACGCTTGGCGAAAAACATGCAAAAGAAGGTCCGATAGTCTTAAAAGCTGTCGTCAATAAACAGAAGCGAGACTTTTATTACAGCTATGAAGAAAAGCATTGGCATCACGCGGGATCGCAAGAAAACGCGAGCTTTCTAAGCGATGAGGGCTCCCGCGATGCAAAAGGTCATACCGGAACGATGGTCGGGATGTATGCAAACAATGGCGGCAGCGGAAGAAGGATTTCCGCTGATTTTGACTGGTTCCGTTATACGCCGTTTTAACCGTCCCCGCTTTTTTTTCGGTATTGCAGCGGGGGGATGCCGACGATGTCTTTAAAGGTTTTATTGAAATGGCTGATGTGCTTAAACCCGGTTTCTTCAGCAATATTCAAGATTTTTTCATCGGTGTCCCGCAG is a window encoding:
- a CDS encoding alpha-glucoside-specific PTS transporter subunit IIBC codes for the protein MMQKVQRFGSAMFVPVLLFAFAGIVVGLSTLFKNEQLMGAIAKPDTFWYQFWYILEEGGWTVFRQMPLLFAVGIPIALAKKAEARACLEALTTYLTFNYFVSAILTVWGDFFGVDMSQEAGGTSGLAEIAGIKTLDTNIIGAIIISSIVVYIHNRYFDKKLPDFLGIFQGSSFVVIISFFVMLPVALATAYFWPMVQGGIASLQTFLVGSGAFGVWVYTFLERILIPTGLHHFIYTPFLFGPAVVEGGIVTHWAQHLGEYAASTQSLKEMFPQGGFALHGNSKIFGILGIALAIYVTAKKEKKKIVAGLLIPITLTAMVAGITEPIEFTFLFISPLLFFVHSLLAATMATLMYVSGVVGNMGGGLIEILTLNWIPLFHSHGSTYLFQILIGLSFTAIYFFVFRFLILKMNIATPGREIDQQQETKFYSKQDYKAKKHSEKEVSATKEVDVNQDQAFLCIQALGGKDNIAEVTNCATRLRVSVYDESKVGPDSVFKSFGAHGVVRNGKALQIIIGLSVPQVRERVEKLLRG
- a CDS encoding winged helix-turn-helix transcriptional regulator: MSLSSLCPKFEKGMKMISQRWNGLIIYQLLNGPQRFCHIESSLPISGRLLSERLKELEHEGIIHRHVYPETPVRIEYSLTEKGQALESVLKGMETWSHEWVKLDDPKEKES
- a CDS encoding DoxX family protein translates to MNNKYEIGAFILRLVTGLTFLLHGISKFQGGIENTAGFFTSVGIPGFLAYIVAIIELLGGALMILGLGTRVIGILFALVMLGAIFTVKLSAGFMGSDGGAGYEFDVALLAMSVYLALNGSGMLALDRLFRANRQEGLSVE
- a CDS encoding VOC family protein; this encodes MTQQIHPETELGYVKLKVKSLEKSISFYRDMIGFQILKRDLKTAELTADGAHPLVVLEEIPNAVVLPERSAAGLYHFAILLPNRKELGLAVKHLLRIGMDIGQGDHLVSEAFYLSDPDQNGIEIYRDRPREGWKRDAQGNYVMGTEPVDVRGILEEAGSQEWKGLPPETKIGHVHFHVRDLQQAKDFYHSVLGFGIAGDYQNMSALFVSAGGYHHHIGLNLWAGRYAPFAPAEAAGMAYYTILLPDEAELARTLKKLESSGHMAERKADAWFVKDPSSGVDIRLAIQKR
- a CDS encoding glycoside hydrolase 43 family protein; this translates as MAKHQPVWNPNIGNGRYRNPVLFMDYSDPDVVRKGSDYFMAASSFSCFPGIPILHSRDLVNWTLISHVFDKLPFREYETPAHGKGAWAPSIRFHGGEFWVFFAAPDEGIFMSKTNDPFQGWEPLVHVKETRGWIDPCPFWDDDGNAYLIHAYANSRIGIKSKLNLCRMKSDGTALEDDGVTIFDGTLNHPTIEGPKLYKKGGYYYIFAPAGGVKKGWQTVLRSRHIYGPYEDKVVLHQGSSSINGPHQGGWVELESGESWFIHFQDRGAFGRVVHLQPVRWEDGWPLMGEDINQDGIGEPVLEWEKPGTDSDDVKEPFQQTSDDFVSEHLALWWQWEANPQDDWYSLDARPDHLRLYSRPLSNGFKLSNIPNILTQKFPGPSFTATVKLSLRAFSETIRAGLAVTGKQYAALSFLKEENGMYKLAVYQGGISDVQEDAKTAEHPVTEETVYLRVTADEKALCRFSYSVDQHHFTQIGGSFQAVPGVWTGAKVGVFCTDIGTDGADGSCCDIDWFTVSAGKAVR
- a CDS encoding glycoside hydrolase family 43 protein; amino-acid sequence: MNHSKTYTNPVLTGFHPDPSIIGVGDDYYMVNSTFQYFPAIVISHSKDLVNWRIIGHGITENDGLDLSGIYDSHGIWAPDISYHDGTYYIFATHRLNGPTVINGKKLIRRQIMIKSNRPEGPYSKPVFIDEESGIDPSHFVDDDGKHYMLLSPACTLFPLNDECTDIIGEPVQIWEGTGKRAPEGPHLLRTNGYYYAILAEGGTGYGHSITTARSKHLYGPYEPCPYNPILTQPDPDAPLQRAGHGKLVKTQNGEWWAVYLCGRPNEGKFTTLGRETALDPVRWTKDGWFVINDLHGPSVIQSAPNLPEAKWAEKNLDDFEGSSLAPEWQFVRNPDHSSWSLTERPGFLRLWTDDADLHEICAKNTIVRREKHHQYSAAVKLDFAPSENGEQAGLTCYYSTNNYLQCCLIYDDGLKIKVIENRHGVRKTLGEKHAKEGPIVLKAVVNKQKRDFYYSYEEKHWHHAGSQENASFLSDEGSRDAKGHTGTMVGMYANNGGSGRRISADFDWFRYTPF